The following proteins come from a genomic window of Malus domestica chromosome 02, GDT2T_hap1:
- the LOC139189666 gene encoding uncharacterized protein, whose protein sequence is MHVGQVGSVHNKAREAATNLMNQATHIETAVSKHSDQARKAYRTCLNASIKCTKFLLRQGLPFRGYDESATSSNMGNYLELLQFLADNNDKVREVVMENAPGNLRLVAPSIQKEIVNSCALETLDAIMDGLKDRFFSILVDEARDVSVKEQMAMVWRYVDDNGHVIERFVGIQHVTNTTSSSLKDAIDTLFSRNGLSISKLREQGYDGASNMKGRRKKKPDGTHQLTYSQSKSIRDSPLNTGKQQRR, encoded by the exons ATGCATGTTGGACAGGTTGGGAGTGTTCATAATAAGGCTAGAGAAGCTgctacaaatttgatgaatcaaGCTACACATATTGAAACGGCAGTGAGCAAACACTCCGACCAAGCTCGTAAGGCTTATCGCACATGCTTGAATGCATCAATCAAGTGCACTAAGTTTTTATTGCGACAAGGTCTTCCTTTTCGTGGCTATGATGAAAGTGCCACTTCAAGCAATATGGGAAATTACTTGGAGCTATTGCAATTCCTTGCagataataatgataaagttaGAGAAGTTGTGATGGAAAATGCTCCGGGGAATCTCAGATTAGTAGCTCCTAGCATTcaaaaagaaattgtgaattcatGTGCCCTTGAAACACTTGATGCTATCATGGATGGTCTAAAAGATAGATTCTTTTCAATATTGGTGGATGAAGCACGTGATGTGTCGGTGAAAGAGCAAATGGCTATGGTGTGGCGTTATGTGGATGACAACGGGCATGTAATTGAAAGATTTGTGGGTATCCAACATGTTACCAACACTACTTCAAGTTCACTAAAGGATGCTATTGACACATTATTTTCTCGCAACGGTTTGAGCATTTCCAAGCTACGAGAACAAGGTTATGATGGTGCTAGCAATatgaaag GAAGGCGAAAGAAGAAACCTGACGGAACACACCAGCTCACCTACAGCCAGTCTAAGAGCATCAGAGACTCTCCGTTAAATACTGGCAAGCAGCAACGCAGATGA
- the LOC108170067 gene encoding uncharacterized protein, with amino-acid sequence MATSATCHPIWVVQVLDLKICHTWRDLVWARHVSLRLRKFSFLSWFLCMKMEVDFCEQELATNAAACSLFPASLSPRRLLSSSGRKNHTYQKLPQEPLTLFVIKLDGSSFEIQVSKTATVAELNEAVKDVFSQSSIDEMISWSHVWGNFCLCYEGQKLLDYKALIRPFGIKDGDKIFFVRHASIIKYEREKRRIGLWRKRICDISTYEQLVKL; translated from the exons ATGGCCACAAGTGCTACATGTCATCCCATTTGGGTTGTTCAGgtgttagacttgaaaatttGTCACACGTGGAGAGACCTTGTATGGGCTA GGCACGTCTCGTTGAGGCTGAGGAAATTTAGTTTCTTGAGTTGGTTTTTGTGCATGAAAATGGAGGTGGATTTTTGTGAACAAGAGTTGGCCACGAATGCCGCTGCTTGCAGCCTGTTTCCGGCATCTCTATCTCCGCGGAGACTGCTCAGCAGCAGCGGTCGGAAGAACCATACTTACCAAAAGCTGCCCCAGGAGCCGCTTACGCTCTTCGTCATCAAATTGGATGGTTCTAGCTTTG AGATTCAAGTTTCAAAGACGGCGACCGTGGCCGAACTGAACGAGGCAGTGAAAGATGTTTTCAGTCAGTCGTCGATAGATGAAATGATTTCATG GTCACATGTGTGGGGTAATTTTTGCTTATGCTATGAAGGTCAGAAGCTACTCGATTACAAGGCATTAATCCGACCTTTTGGAATCAAAGATGGCGATAAG ATATTTTTTGTTCGACATGCTTCAATAATTAAGTATGAGCGGGAAAAGCGGCGGATAGGGTTGTGGAGGAAAAGGATATGTGACATCTCTACTTATGAACAGCTGGTGAAGTTGTGA